From the Brachyspira intermedia PWS/A genome, the window TAGTAGGTTACGATTATCCAAAATATAAAAAGACTATAGCTGATAGTATTAATATGGTGTTTACTAATGGATCTTCTGATTATAACGCTTCAATAGTAAAGCAGTCGGATGGAAGCTATAGATTAAAATGTAATATTAGTAATTATTATATTGGTAGCAGAGATATGGGAGTATTTCTTACCGTAAAAAATATAAATAATATTGATAATATATATGAGAGATTATCGTTTTTATCACAATTTTTTAATATACAAACTAATTATACAAGTATTGAGAGTTTAAACTATGTTAATTTAACTTCTGATGAATATATAATATCTGATTTAAATCTTAATTTAAAATTTGTTTTTATTTATAGCAGTTATAATAAATCTTTAAGTTTAATGATAGTTAAACAGGATTTTACTCCTATTATTGAAGGGACTTATAATATAACTTTAAATATAAGAAACAGAGTATTAAGACAAGAAGATAGAAATATATTTGCTTTCAGCAGCGGTTTTATGACAGAACAGGATATAATGGATAATTATATTTTTAATTTATCTCAAAATAACAGCAGCGTAAAATTAAAAGGTTCATATACTTTAAAAGCAGGTGCTGGACTTCTCATTGCTTTTTATAGCCCTATTATAGAAAACTATTTTAATGTTTCTAATTCAGGAGAATGGACAAATACAAATGGTATAACATCGAGCAGTAAAAAACCTTTAAAATTTAGTTTATATAAAAATAGTGATGCTGGAAATGAAAATCCTTTATATTTATTATTTATAATGCATCAAGATGAAACAGATTTAACTGTAGGAGAAACAATTACTTTCAATCTCACACCGGATAAAAACTCTACACTTAATCCTATTTATTCTACAGTTACTAATGTTCAGCAAATGGGAGATGCTTTAGGTAATAATATTTATGATTACAGCGGGGTTGAAACTATAGTTCCTGGTGCAAAAGTTATAACATTAGATGGTAAAACACATAAAGTTTATAGAAAATATTTTGAAATAGAATATGAATTTTTAAAAGATAATGTTGCACATGCTTTAACTGCATTATCAATAAACGGAAAAGTACTATTATTTGAAACTATACAAGTTAAAACTAGATATTTACCAGAGAATTTAGTATGGAATCAAGAAATATATTCCGGTAAAGTGTCAAATAGTACGCATAGATTTGATGAATTTTTAGTACGTATAACTGAAAGAGGTTTTTCTATAATCTATCAAATTAGTATAGAGTCGTCATATAATTATGAAGGCTATTCTGGTTGGGTTCAATATTATAAATAAGGAGTTAATGAAAAATGAAAGATATGTTTGATAAAAAATACTCTAAATTAGAAAAAGACGGAAAAACTTTAACACCTAAAACTGATAAAGAGCTTTTTGAAGAAAATATTATAACTAAAGAAGAATATAATGAAAGAATAAATCAAAAAAGAGAAACTTTATATGAAAATAAAACTGATAAGCAAGTAATAGAATTATCTAGAAATTTTTTTAATAAGAATAAAGATAATCTATTAGAAGAAGAGAAATTTGTTCTTGATTCAATCAATAAAGAAGTAGAAGAAATAAAAACACAATATCCAAAACAAAATTAAAGGAGGAAAGCGACCAAGTAGGGAGCATAACAATAAAGGAGGAAAGCGAAAACGAGCCAGCTAGTAACTTCAGTTGCTAGCTATTTATAGGCGAGTTTGAGCATAGAAATAGTATGATAACAAAAGAACAAATAATAAAAATAGGAATAGAAGAAAAATGGCTTGAACCTTTGAATAATGCTTTTATAAAATATCATATTACAGATATAAATGAAAAAGCAATGTTTTTGGCTCAAACTACTCATGAAAGCAATAATTATAAAAGGCTTGAAGAGAGTTTTAATTACAGCCCTAAAAGATTATTTGAAGTTTTTAGAAAAAGAGTTGGAAGTTTGGAGAATGCCAAAAAGTTATGTAATGAAGGATCTAAGTCAATAGCAGATTTTGTTTATGGTGGAAGATTAGGAAATGCCAAAGATGAAGGATACAAATACAGAGGCAGAGGAATAATGCATCTTACAGGAAAAAATAATTATGAATACTACGGCAAGAAATTAAATATTGATTTAGTTAATAATCCTCACTTGGCAAAAGAACCTGATGAGGCAATAGAAATAGCTTTACTTTTTTGGAAGGAAAAAGGCTGCGGAATGTTTGCCAAAATGAGAGATGTAAAAACTGTAACTAAATTGATCAATGGCGGTTACAACGGACTTGATGACAGACAGAAAAGATTTAATAGTATTTTAAAAATACTAGAAAGCTGAAAAAGGAATAAAAATATTAAAATGGATTTATACACTTTTGTTTCTATAGTGTTTGGATTTTTAGCTTTTATCTTATTTTTAAGATTTCTTTATTATATATTTGGAAACGTTAAAGATAAAATGAAAGATATTAATATAGAAGCCAAGCATAAAGACGGACATCAATTTAATATCAATTCCAATTTTGATAATAAAATAAAAGAAGTCAAAAAAGAGATTTTAAATAATGATGATATAAACGAAGAAAAACTTCTTAATAATTTAAATATTAAAGTACCTACAGAAAAAGAATTTAATTATCAGGAAGCTATCAAAAAATACAAAACAGAAATATATAACTTAAAAAATAAATATATTACTAAAACTATTTATATAGCTTTTTTATATATAGTTCTTAATTGGGAAAGCTATACTCGTAAAGTTTTTAGGAAAGTAATTTATAAAAATGGTATAAGCAAATATGAAGGACATAAATATTCAGAGTATAAGCAAAAATATATTGACAATATAATTTTAGCTTTCAATCAATTATTACAAAGAAGCGAAATAAAAAGTCTCCAGAACAAAGAAATCAAAATCATACTTAATACTAATATGCTTCTATTTAATATGGAGCTTAATAGAATATTTGATGATATAAAAAACAGACATATAGATGCAGAAAACAGCAGAAAAGAAATTAATCTTTCTACAATAAAAGATAATTATAACAATAGAGAAATTATTGAAAGCGAGCTTGAAAATATTAATGATTTTAATGAGGCTTTAAGAGAGATAGAAGACAGCATATTAAATAAAGATATAAAAGAATTAAAAGAATTTATTTTAGGAAACTTTCTTAATATGCTAAAAAATAATGTTAGGAATAGTAAATGAGTATATTTAATTTTACAGACAAACATAATGCTAACAAAAAACTTTCTATATATACGAGTATAATAAGTTTTTTATTAGGTTGTATTTGGGTATTTGTTAATTTGATTTATAGAGGCAGAATAATAACTAAAGAAGAGTCAATAGCAGTAGTTATAATTCTTTTAGGACTTAATGCTGTGAGTTTTGGAAGTGATTTGAGAGGATTTATAAAACTTTTAAAAAATAAGGATATTAAAAAAGATGATAATGATTAATATGTTTATTAATTTATTTAAATCTAAATTTATTGATTTTTTAAAGTCAAAATATTTTCTATTGTTTATTATAATAGCTTGTATATCTATATATATATTATTTTTAAATATTAATCTGAATAATAAAAATAAAGAAATAGATAAATTAAATAATGATATAATCAATCTTAAAGCTACTAATTCCTTATTATATAAGGATATTAATTTTAAACAAAAGCAATTAATGATATTAGATACTTTTACAAACAGTGATAATGTTATACGAAATATTAAAAATAAAAAATTAAGTGATGATACTATAAATGCTTTAAATATTATTATTAATGATTATAGAAAAACATTAAAATAGGATAATAAAAAATATATGAAATATTTAATTTTTTTATGTTATTTTTTGTGATAAGCTGTTGCTCAACTAAGTACATTACAGTTCCGTTAATAGCATCTCCAGATATATATAACCCGGGTATAGTATATACAGAAAAGGACTTAATTAGAGAATATAAACGCTCTTTAATGAAAATAAGTGAATGGCAAAATTGGTATAATGTTCAAACAAATATAAATTAATTTTACAATTAATGAATAAAAATTTATATTAAAATAATATTTTAGAACAAAATATTGACATATAATTGTTTTTTGTATAGAATACTTGCATCAAAATATATGAGGTAAATTTTTATTATGAAGAAGGTAAAATTGCCAAAAGCAAGTACAGTTTTTAAAATGGGTAAATTTGATAGTATAATGTTTAAAATACCATTAATGGTCATAGTAATGATACTTATATTATCGGTAACAATTATAAGTGTTTCAATTAGTTTAGCAACTAAAGAATTAAATAATGTAACAGCGTCTGGATTTGAGACTTCTGTTAATGGTTTTTCGTCCTTAATAGATAGCATACTATCTTATCAGTCTACACTTATAGAATCTTATGCAAATATTCCTACAATAAAAGAATATGTTTCAAGTCGTAGTGAAGAAGTTCAAAATAGGGCAATAAGAACTATGACAATATTATTTGATAATAATGATTATATAATAGATTTACTTATGCTTGATTTGAATGGAAAAGTAATTGAAAGCTATGATGGCAGCAAAGATTTAACAGGTACAGATATATCCACAAAATACAATAGATTATGGACAGCATTTGTCAATCAAAATTATAAAACTACATTATCATTTAGTATATATAAAGAAGGAAATGATATAATACTTCCAGTTTTGCAGGGCGTTAAAGATAATAATAATACAGTAGTTGGAGCTTTTATAGCTTATGTGAATTGGGGAAAGATAATTGATGAAAGTTTGAAAGATTCAAAAGATCAATTTTCAACAGATAAAACACTTTTTATCATAAACGATTATTCAGAAATAGTTTATCATAATAATAAAAACAGATTATTTTCTAAAGCTACAGATTCTCTTATAATACCTGAAAATGAAACATCAGGACTTCTTAGTTATGTAAGAGAGGGAGTAGGAATATCAGCATTTTTCAAGAAATTATCTACAACTAGATGGACAATGGTTGAAAGAACAACTGATGATTTATTATATGCACCAGGTAAAAAGATGATATTAATCGGTATTATAAGTACTATTAAACCTATCAAATTTATAGTAAAAGAAGCACATGATATGGCTGAGGGTAATTTTGCTTTAAGTGCTACTATAGAAAACAGACATGATGAAATAGGTGAATTATCTCATTCATTTCAGGTTATGAGAGATAAAATAGTAAGTGTTATAACAGATGTATTAGATGCTTCTACAGAAATAGCCAATGCTGCGACTCAATTATATAAAGGCGGAGAGGATTTAGCAGAGAGAACAGAGTATCAGGCATCTAGTTTGGAAGAAACAGCTTCATCTATGGAGGAGATGGCATCTACTATCAAATCTTCTGCTCAGCATTCTATTGATGGAAATAATGTTATGATAGATTCAAGAAATGCGGTTGAAGAAGGTGCTGTTGTTATTGGAAACACTACTCAAATGATAGAAGATGTTTATGAATCCAGTGCTAAAATAAAAAATATAACAAAAGTAATAGAAGATATTGCTTTTCAGACAAATATACTTGCTTTAAATGCTTCAGTAGAGGCAGCAAGAGCAGGTGATCAAGGTAGAGGTTTTGCGGTAGTAGCAAGCGAGGTAAGAAATTTAGCACAAAATTCACAGGCTTCAGCTAAAGATATAACTTTACTTATAGATGATATATATGAGAAAATAAATAAATCAGCAGAAATGGCAAGACATTCTCAGGAAATATTTAACAATATAGAATCAAAAATAGAAGAGACTTCTAAAATAATGAATGATATAAGTCATACAGCAGTAGAACAGGAGGCTGGAGTAGATCAAGTAAATACAGCTGTGGCTAAAATGGATAGTATCACTCAGCAGAATGCTGCTTTAGTAGAAGAAGCAACATCAGCATCTAAATCATTATTAGATCAGGCTAAACATTTAGAGGATCTTATGTCTTTCTTTAGAGTTAAATAAAAATTATTTTTAGGTATTTGCTATTGACTATTTATTTATAAGTATTAATATCTTTGCAGCATAAAATTATTAAAAATATTTTTTATATAGGAACTTTTTGTTTTTTAAAACGTCTAACAATAAATAAATAATTTTATTTATGCTGCAATTATATTAACTAGAGGTGTTTTTATATGAAAAAAATTAATAGTATAGCAGTAAAACTTCCATTAATTGTAAATATTGTAACAATAATGATATGTGTTTTTATAATACTTTCATTATTGAAGGTGGCAGTTGATGAAATTAATGGTTATGTTAATACTAATATAGAAACATCAGCAAATGGATATTGTAATTTTTTGGATAAGACTATAGAAGAACAAACATTACTAATGCAAAGTTATTCTAGCATGCCTGTTATAATAGATTATTTGAAAAATTATATTTGGATGGAAGGTACTGTTTTTATAACTTTGCAGAAAGTATTGAATAATAATGAATTTATAACTAATGCTTATATACTTTCAAGCGACTCTAGTCTAATATCATCTTATGATGGTAAGTTAAAAGATTCAAGTATAAAGATATCATCACAATATCCTGATTTATGGAATAAGTTTGTATCTAAAAATTATGAAATAACTATAGCAGATAACATATATAAATCAGATATTAATAATGGATTTGTTTTACCTATAATTTGTCCTATTTTAGATTATGATAATACTTTTTTAGGAGCTTTTATAGGTTTTATAGATTGGTCTTTAATTATACAAGACAGTTTAAATAGATTTGGAAATGTTTTTAATAAAGATAATTCAATATTTATAATTAATGCTAATAACGAGTGTGTATTCCATAATATTTCTTCAGAATTAAACAAAAAATTAGATATAGGCATACCTCAAAATGGGGCTAGTGGAATTATTAAATATGATTATTTTAATGAATCTAAATTAGCATTTTATAAAAGAATGGAAATTATGCCTTGGGTTTTAGCTAATGGGGTGTCTGAAAAATTAATTTATTCAGCACCTAAAAAAATGTTATTAATAGGAAGTCTTATTGGTTTAATCGGTATAATTATATCTGTTTTATTTTCAGTATTTTATATAAGAAAGACTATTAATCCTATTAAATATATAGTTAAAGAGGCAAAAGAGATATCTTCAGGAAATTTTGCATCAAATTCTAATATAAAAGCAAGTAATGATGAAATAGGAGAATTGCTTGATTCTTTTTCTGAAATGAGATCTAAATTTTCTACTATGATAAAAGAAATATTAATGGCTTCTAAAGAGATAGCTAATTCAGCTTCAGAATTGTATGCTGGAAGCGAGGATTTAGCAAAAAGAACAGAATATCAGGCATCCAGTTTGGAAGAAACAGCTTCATCTATGGAGGAGATGGCTTCTACAATAAAATCATCAGCTCAAAATTCTGTAGATGGTAATGAGGTAATGATGGCTTCAAGAAATGCCGTATTAGAAGGTGGTAGTGTTATAGCCAATACTACTAAAATGATAGAAGATGTTTATGATGCTAGTGCTAAAATAAAAAATATAACTAAGGTAATAGAAGATATTGCTTTTCAGACAAATATACTTGCTTTAAATGCTTCAGTAGAGGCAGCAAGAGCAGGGGATCAAGGAAGAGGTTTTGCAGTAGTGGCAAGCGAGGTAAGAAACTTAGCACAGAACTCACAAACATCAGCTAAAGATATAACAGTATTAATAGAAGACATTTATGAAAAGATAAATAAATCAGCAGAAATGGCAAGACATTCACAAGAAATATTTAGTGATATAGAATCAAAAATAGAAGAGACTTCTAAGATAATGAGTGATATAAGTCATACAGCAGTAGAACAAGAAGCAGGAGTTGATCAAGTTAATAGTGCGGTATCTAAAATGGATAGTATCACACAGCAGAATGCTTCTTTGGTAGAACAATCCACTGCAGCATCTAAATCTTTATTAGATCAAGCTAAACATTTGGAAGAATTAATGTCATTTTTTAGACTTTAAGTTGATTTATAAATGAAAATTAAGTGAATTTTTTTGTTTTTATTCATTAATATATAAAACTTTTTTATAATAATAAATTTATATTATTGTTTTTTTTAATTGACTTTTTTTGTTAACTAAATTATACTGTTAGAAGTGGTGTTGGTAGTTTTCTTATTATAACATAATATCTAGTTTTAAATATTTAGTAATTTATTTATAGAGGTCTTTTATGAAAAGGTTTAATAGTATAACTTTAAAAATTCCTTTAATTGTTAATATAGTTATAGTTGTATTATCATTTACAATTATATTTGCTTCTATTCAAATAGCTAGCAGAGCAATAAATAATGCTACATATTCAGGATTTGAAACTTCTGTTAATGGTTATTCAACATTGCTTGATACAATACTTGAAGATCAGCTTCTTATAATGGATGCATATTCGAGAATACCTACAATAATAGAATATATGGAAACAAGAAGTGAATATATAAAAGATAGAGCTATACAAACTATGATCAATTTATTTGATAATAATGATTATATAGTTACATTAGATTTAATAGACTTAGATGGAAAGGTTATAGAAGCTTATAATGGAGATGAGAAGAATGCTGGTTTAGATATGGCAGCAGCATATCCTCAGTTATGGAAGGAGTATGTTGATTCAGGTTATGATCATGCTACTAGTGATGATATATATAAATCAGATATAAATAAAGGATTTGTACTTCCTATAGTGCATTCTATATATAATTTAGATAATAAACTCATAGGCAGTTTTGTTGC encodes:
- a CDS encoding methyl-accepting chemotaxis protein, producing MKKINSIAVKLPLIVNIVTIMICVFIILSLLKVAVDEINGYVNTNIETSANGYCNFLDKTIEEQTLLMQSYSSMPVIIDYLKNYIWMEGTVFITLQKVLNNNEFITNAYILSSDSSLISSYDGKLKDSSIKISSQYPDLWNKFVSKNYEITIADNIYKSDINNGFVLPIICPILDYDNTFLGAFIGFIDWSLIIQDSLNRFGNVFNKDNSIFIINANNECVFHNISSELNKKLDIGIPQNGASGIIKYDYFNESKLAFYKRMEIMPWVLANGVSEKLIYSAPKKMLLIGSLIGLIGIIISVLFSVFYIRKTINPIKYIVKEAKEISSGNFASNSNIKASNDEIGELLDSFSEMRSKFSTMIKEILMASKEIANSASELYAGSEDLAKRTEYQASSLEETASSMEEMASTIKSSAQNSVDGNEVMMASRNAVLEGGSVIANTTKMIEDVYDASAKIKNITKVIEDIAFQTNILALNASVEAARAGDQGRGFAVVASEVRNLAQNSQTSAKDITVLIEDIYEKINKSAEMARHSQEIFSDIESKIEETSKIMSDISHTAVEQEAGVDQVNSAVSKMDSITQQNASLVEQSTAASKSLLDQAKHLEELMSFFRL
- a CDS encoding methyl-accepting chemotaxis protein, producing the protein MGKFDSIMFKIPLMVIVMILILSVTIISVSISLATKELNNVTASGFETSVNGFSSLIDSILSYQSTLIESYANIPTIKEYVSSRSEEVQNRAIRTMTILFDNNDYIIDLLMLDLNGKVIESYDGSKDLTGTDISTKYNRLWTAFVNQNYKTTLSFSIYKEGNDIILPVLQGVKDNNNTVVGAFIAYVNWGKIIDESLKDSKDQFSTDKTLFIINDYSEIVYHNNKNRLFSKATDSLIIPENETSGLLSYVREGVGISAFFKKLSTTRWTMVERTTDDLLYAPGKKMILIGIISTIKPIKFIVKEAHDMAEGNFALSATIENRHDEIGELSHSFQVMRDKIVSVITDVLDASTEIANAATQLYKGGEDLAERTEYQASSLEETASSMEEMASTIKSSAQHSIDGNNVMIDSRNAVEEGAVVIGNTTQMIEDVYESSAKIKNITKVIEDIAFQTNILALNASVEAARAGDQGRGFAVVASEVRNLAQNSQASAKDITLLIDDIYEKINKSAEMARHSQEIFNNIESKIEETSKIMNDISHTAVEQEAGVDQVNTAVAKMDSITQQNAALVEEATSASKSLLDQAKHLEDLMSFFRVK
- a CDS encoding glycoside hydrolase family 19 protein produces the protein MITKEQIIKIGIEEKWLEPLNNAFIKYHITDINEKAMFLAQTTHESNNYKRLEESFNYSPKRLFEVFRKRVGSLENAKKLCNEGSKSIADFVYGGRLGNAKDEGYKYRGRGIMHLTGKNNYEYYGKKLNIDLVNNPHLAKEPDEAIEIALLFWKEKGCGMFAKMRDVKTVTKLINGGYNGLDDRQKRFNSILKILES